One part of the Cellvibrionales bacterium genome encodes these proteins:
- a CDS encoding GldG family protein, whose translation MTGRNIIQCFSLRLAALVLVLLAGAASLAWLNKWQIDLTQGKLYTLSQGTRNIIAGIEQPITLQFYYSESQTRDIPMLRNYAGRVQDMLREYERKSQGKIQLKIVHPEPFSEAEDEAATAGLQAMPDGRGDKIYLGLVGSVGDRSENIAVFNPQKENLLEYQLSQLVYRLNKPKQITVGVIGDLPIFRGVDPKTNRVRPDWLIVNQLRQLFDLRRMIDPNVDKIDDDLSLLMVVHPHKFPEKTLFAIDQFVLRGGKLLVFVDPLAEADDSDTRLLATGFSDRSSDLEQLFAAWGVDYDAGQVVLDLGNAHRIPAQQAGQPVPHVGILSLEGDGINRTQNVIADLENINIASAGSLAQHPGSRMQFVPLLTSSLQTDRMDTQTYSMIGNHAELLEKMQPSNHRYTFAAWVSGAVKTAFPEGKPATSQFSGEVLQESKEPIQAIVVADTDVLADRMWVDRQEYYGQTVATPFAANGDMVVNMLDALGGSVDLINLRSRGTYQRPFTRVDDLEKAASSRLREQQDALAKALSDTESKISQLNAAAANQETGEVQELTPAQKQAVEMFEQERLKIRKNLREVQHQLNSDVDKLGAILKIINIAAVPLLLIVLALLAAGLRRYRMRRIG comes from the coding sequence ATGACAGGTCGTAACATTATCCAGTGTTTTAGCTTGCGGCTTGCGGCACTGGTTTTAGTGCTGTTGGCAGGTGCTGCATCATTGGCATGGCTCAATAAATGGCAAATTGATCTGACGCAGGGCAAGTTGTACACCTTGTCACAAGGCACGCGCAATATCATTGCCGGTATCGAGCAACCCATTACACTCCAGTTTTATTACAGCGAATCCCAGACGCGTGACATTCCAATGCTGCGTAATTATGCGGGCCGTGTGCAGGACATGTTGCGTGAGTATGAGCGCAAGTCACAGGGAAAAATTCAGCTGAAAATTGTGCATCCCGAACCGTTTTCTGAGGCTGAAGATGAGGCAGCCACAGCGGGTTTGCAGGCGATGCCAGACGGTCGCGGTGACAAAATCTATTTGGGTTTAGTGGGTAGCGTCGGCGATCGCTCAGAAAATATTGCTGTGTTTAATCCGCAGAAAGAAAATTTGTTGGAATATCAATTGAGTCAATTGGTTTATCGACTCAATAAGCCCAAACAAATTACAGTGGGTGTTATTGGTGATCTTCCTATTTTTCGTGGTGTAGACCCTAAAACAAACCGTGTGCGCCCCGATTGGTTGATTGTTAATCAATTGAGGCAGTTGTTTGATTTGCGGCGCATGATTGATCCGAATGTCGATAAAATTGATGATGACCTCAGTTTGTTGATGGTGGTTCACCCGCATAAATTTCCTGAAAAAACATTGTTTGCGATAGATCAGTTTGTCTTGCGTGGCGGAAAGTTGTTGGTTTTTGTTGATCCCTTAGCGGAAGCGGATGACAGCGACACGCGCTTGCTGGCTACGGGATTTTCCGATCGCAGCTCTGATTTGGAGCAATTATTTGCTGCGTGGGGCGTTGATTACGATGCCGGCCAAGTGGTTTTAGATTTGGGTAATGCGCACCGTATTCCTGCACAACAAGCTGGCCAGCCTGTGCCGCATGTGGGTATTTTGAGTTTGGAAGGCGATGGAATTAATCGCACACAAAATGTGATCGCCGATTTAGAAAATATCAATATTGCCTCTGCAGGGTCACTTGCGCAGCACCCAGGAAGTCGCATGCAATTTGTGCCATTGCTGACATCCAGTCTACAAACAGATCGTATGGATACGCAGACCTATAGCATGATTGGTAATCATGCAGAGCTGTTAGAAAAAATGCAGCCGAGTAATCATCGGTACACTTTTGCTGCTTGGGTAAGCGGTGCGGTAAAAACGGCTTTTCCGGAAGGGAAGCCTGCAACTAGCCAGTTTTCTGGTGAGGTATTACAGGAATCAAAAGAACCGATACAGGCGATTGTGGTGGCCGATACCGATGTGCTTGCCGATCGCATGTGGGTGGATAGGCAAGAGTATTATGGGCAAACCGTTGCCACACCCTTTGCCGCCAATGGCGATATGGTGGTGAACATGTTGGATGCGCTCGGCGGCAGTGTGGATCTGATCAATTTGCGCAGCCGTGGCACTTACCAGCGACCGTTTACGCGCGTGGATGATTTGGAGAAGGCTGCCAGTAGTCGTTTGCGCGAACAACAAGACGCATTGGCAAAAGCTTTATCGGACACAGAAAGTAAAATTTCCCAGTTGAATGCGGCAGCGGCCAATCAAGAGACGGGAGAAGTGCAAGAACTCACGCCTGCACAAAAACAAGCGGTGGAAATGTTTGAGCAAGAAAGACTCAAAATTCGCAAAAATTTGCGCGAAGTACAGCATCAGCTAAACAGTGATGTCGATAAGTTAGGCGCTATTCTGAAGATTATTAATATTGCTGCTGTACCGCTGCTGCTCATTGTTTTGGCGTTATTGGCGGCAGGATTGCGACGCTATCGCATGCGCCGAATTGGATAG
- a CDS encoding ABC transporter permease subunit, which translates to MSGFGVVTAREWKSYFSTPLAYVFLVVFLVLCGFSTFELGGFYQRNQADLSVFFSYQPWLYLFLVPAISMRLWAEERKSGSIELLLTLPLHLRTIVLAKFFAAWLFIALALLLTFPVWVTVNYLGSPDNGAILAAYLGSWLMAGAFLSIGCCLSAASKSQVIVFVLTVTICFLFVLLGLPQLINSLQGIFPQWAIDAIAQLSLLAHFEAISRGVLNVADLLYYALFIVCWLAANVVVIEKKKSE; encoded by the coding sequence ATGTCAGGTTTTGGGGTTGTTACTGCGCGCGAGTGGAAATCTTATTTTTCTACACCGTTGGCTTATGTTTTTTTGGTTGTGTTTTTGGTGTTGTGTGGGTTTTCCACTTTTGAATTGGGTGGTTTTTATCAAAGAAATCAAGCCGATTTATCCGTGTTTTTTTCGTATCAACCGTGGCTGTATCTTTTCTTGGTGCCGGCCATTTCTATGCGCTTGTGGGCAGAGGAGCGTAAAAGCGGTTCGATTGAATTGTTGCTGACCTTGCCGTTGCATTTGCGCACTATTGTGTTGGCTAAGTTTTTTGCAGCGTGGTTGTTTATTGCCTTGGCGTTGTTGCTGACCTTCCCTGTGTGGGTGACAGTCAATTATCTTGGCTCGCCGGATAATGGTGCGATTTTGGCGGCGTATTTAGGCAGTTGGTTGATGGCCGGTGCTTTCCTTTCTATCGGCTGCTGTTTGTCAGCCGCCAGTAAAAGCCAAGTCATTGTGTTCGTACTGACCGTCACAATCTGTTTTTTATTCGTGTTGTTGGGCTTGCCGCAGTTAATTAACAGTTTGCAGGGTATTTTTCCGCAATGGGCGATTGATGCCATTGCGCAACTCAGTTTGCTGGCGCATTTTGAGGCTATTTCACGCGGTGTTTTGAATGTGGCAGATTTGTTGTACTACGCCTTGTTCATTGTTTGCTGGTTGGCAGCCAATGTGGTTGTGATTGAAAAGAAAAAATCAGAGTGA
- a CDS encoding 1-acyl-sn-glycerol-3-phosphate acyltransferase codes for MSDSVSRFDAIRPFRDEEVPAVLARVLADEELITALIRFRFPRLPTCVHSLAAPLVRLFLRRKVRAVRDVRGFQAIVEAYMQHMVSSTTTALTVSGLEKLDSQQAYLFVSNHRDIAMDPAFMNWVLWHNGMDTVRIAIGDNLLSKPFVSDLMRLNKSFLVQRGETAPKKIYAALKQLSAYIHFSVMEEKSSVWIAQREGRAKDGLDRTEEAIIKMFAMSKPKEQSLTDFVHELNIVPVSISYEWDPCDFAKARELQQKAELGSYQKDTHEDVQSIALGISGNKGRVHVSFGDVLRGDYASTEAVTAEIDRQILVNYVCFPSNYLAAEKMGWDAVGTYGYPARPFNSANVTAEKAIFQARMAQCPDNCLPYWLAMYANPVRRIEIN; via the coding sequence ATGTCTGATTCTGTTTCCCGTTTTGATGCTATTCGCCCTTTTCGTGATGAAGAAGTCCCTGCTGTTCTCGCGCGCGTTCTGGCTGATGAAGAGCTGATTACTGCGCTCATTCGCTTTCGATTTCCTCGCCTGCCAACATGCGTGCATAGTCTTGCAGCGCCGCTTGTGCGTTTGTTTCTACGGAGAAAAGTGCGCGCAGTACGCGATGTGAGAGGTTTTCAGGCGATCGTTGAAGCTTACATGCAGCACATGGTTTCGAGTACAACCACAGCCTTAACGGTGTCTGGCTTAGAGAAGCTGGACTCTCAGCAGGCGTATTTATTTGTTAGCAATCACCGCGATATTGCGATGGATCCAGCGTTTATGAACTGGGTGTTGTGGCATAACGGCATGGATACAGTGCGCATTGCCATTGGTGATAACTTGCTTTCTAAGCCTTTTGTTTCTGATTTGATGCGGCTCAATAAAAGTTTTTTGGTGCAGCGCGGTGAAACGGCACCCAAAAAGATTTACGCGGCATTGAAACAGTTGTCTGCGTATATTCATTTTTCTGTCATGGAAGAAAAATCATCTGTCTGGATTGCGCAGCGCGAAGGGCGTGCAAAAGACGGCTTGGATCGCACGGAAGAGGCGATTATTAAAATGTTTGCCATGAGTAAGCCCAAAGAGCAGTCGTTGACGGATTTTGTGCATGAGTTAAATATCGTACCGGTATCCATCTCGTATGAATGGGATCCTTGCGATTTTGCCAAGGCGCGGGAATTGCAGCAAAAAGCAGAGCTGGGCAGCTATCAAAAAGATACGCATGAAGATGTGCAGAGCATTGCTTTAGGTATTTCTGGCAACAAAGGCCGAGTGCATGTCAGTTTTGGCGATGTGTTACGCGGTGATTACGCCTCAACGGAAGCGGTGACGGCAGAAATTGATCGTCAGATACTCGTCAACTATGTGTGTTTCCCGTCTAACTATTTGGCCGCAGAAAAGATGGGCTGGGATGCCGTGGGAACTTATGGCTATCCCGCTCGTCCATTCAACAGCGCAAATGTGACAGCAGAAAAGGCTATTTTCCAAGCGCGTATGGCGCAATGCCCTGATAACTGTCTCCCATATTGGTTGGCGATGTATGCCAATCCTGTGCGGCGTATAGAAATAAACTGA
- a CDS encoding STAS domain-containing protein, with protein sequence MDGRVLVAEHNGAYVLKLVGDVRLTLSSTIDQCVERMFASTACQSVIIDLTETEGLDSTTLGMLAKMALFVRKQLHLRPIAVSDNDSIIRLLNSMGFEQIMDIQCAQAVSAMADGELHATAMDETTLDEKQAKEKVLQAHQVLMTLNQKNKAMFKELVDSLCKDC encoded by the coding sequence ATGGACGGACGCGTTCTAGTTGCTGAACACAACGGTGCTTATGTCTTGAAGTTGGTGGGCGATGTGCGTCTAACATTGTCTTCAACGATTGATCAATGTGTTGAGAGGATGTTTGCTAGTACCGCTTGTCAGTCTGTCATTATTGATCTGACGGAAACAGAAGGTTTGGATAGCACAACGCTAGGCATGTTGGCAAAAATGGCTTTGTTTGTGCGCAAGCAATTGCATCTGCGTCCAATAGCAGTTTCTGATAACGACAGTATTATTCGGTTGCTCAATAGCATGGGCTTTGAGCAAATTATGGATATTCAGTGTGCGCAAGCTGTCAGTGCAATGGCGGATGGTGAATTGCACGCTACAGCCATGGATGAGACGACATTGGATGAAAAACAAGCAAAAGAAAAAGTGCTGCAAGCACACCAAGTACTGATGACCTTGAATCAAAAAAACAAAGCTATGTTCAAGGAGTTGGTAGACAGTTTATGTAAGGATTGTTGA
- a CDS encoding fused response regulator/phosphatase: protein MSDPLASSSTYIAPPVTVLLVEDDYSVRLSVAMFLEGLQYQVTQATNGLEAWESFKKNPPSLVISDIKMPQMDGLELLRRIAASEHPVPVILLSGVSEASDVVDALRSGASDFLIKPIVNFHILSHAVNKCLERVRLLEQNRAYQAQLEKANSELKAHLHALEQDQQSGRQLQLKLYPQQDLQIGNYHFSHRMIPSLYLSGDFLEYIRFGDEHLGFYIADVSGHGVSSAFVTALLRHFSLNIHRETREATLDGKPIPFPTPADAMAYYNRELLAAGIDKYATIFMGLIDTKHNTLTYSVAGHLPMPILASGDSVQYLKGSGMPVGILLEAEYQNVTVQLPETFTLVLCSDGVLEILPADNLIDKEALLLEKVADSDRTQQGVEQALLLDVVSGAPDDIAVMTLVKTV from the coding sequence ATGTCTGACCCTTTGGCTTCTTCGTCCACTTACATCGCCCCGCCCGTGACTGTTCTGCTCGTTGAAGACGATTACAGCGTGCGCCTGAGTGTGGCGATGTTTTTGGAAGGGCTGCAGTACCAAGTTACACAGGCTACTAACGGTCTTGAAGCGTGGGAGTCTTTTAAAAAGAATCCACCCTCGTTGGTGATTAGCGACATCAAAATGCCGCAGATGGATGGATTAGAGTTGCTGCGCCGCATTGCAGCTTCTGAGCATCCGGTTCCCGTTATTTTGTTGTCGGGCGTGAGTGAAGCTTCCGATGTGGTGGATGCACTGCGCAGCGGTGCCTCTGATTTTTTGATCAAGCCGATAGTCAATTTCCATATTCTGAGTCACGCCGTTAATAAGTGCCTTGAGCGCGTGCGCTTACTCGAGCAAAACCGCGCGTATCAAGCGCAGTTAGAAAAGGCGAACAGCGAATTGAAAGCGCATTTACACGCGCTGGAGCAAGATCAACAATCGGGCCGTCAGTTGCAGTTAAAGTTGTATCCGCAACAGGATTTGCAGATTGGTAACTACCATTTTTCACACCGTATGATCCCTTCGCTGTATTTAAGCGGCGATTTTCTGGAGTACATACGATTCGGTGACGAACACTTGGGTTTTTATATTGCAGATGTGTCGGGTCATGGCGTGTCATCGGCATTTGTAACTGCATTGTTGCGTCATTTTTCTTTGAATATTCACCGCGAAACGCGCGAAGCCACACTGGATGGTAAGCCCATCCCATTTCCAACGCCGGCAGATGCCATGGCGTATTACAACCGCGAGTTGTTGGCGGCAGGCATTGATAAATACGCCACGATATTTATGGGTTTGATCGATACCAAGCACAACACCCTCACTTACAGCGTGGCAGGGCATTTGCCGATGCCGATTTTGGCGTCCGGCGACAGCGTGCAGTATCTAAAAGGCAGCGGCATGCCGGTGGGGATTTTGCTGGAAGCGGAGTACCAGAATGTCACCGTGCAGCTGCCGGAGACTTTTACGCTAGTGTTGTGTTCGGATGGTGTATTGGAGATCCTTCCGGCGGATAATCTGATCGACAAAGAAGCTCTGCTGTTGGAGAAAGTTGCCGACAGTGACCGCACGCAACAGGGCGTAGAACAGGCGTTGCTGCTTGATGTTGTCAGCGGAGCGCCGGATGATATTGCCGTGATGACCTTGGTCAAAACGGTGTGA
- a CDS encoding Trm112 family protein — MIDEKLLSILVCPVSKAPLTYDVEKQELLCKASGLAYPVRDGIPVMLEEEARPLTAEEKAV, encoded by the coding sequence ATGATCGACGAAAAATTACTCAGTATCTTGGTCTGCCCAGTGAGCAAAGCACCACTGACTTACGATGTCGAGAAGCAGGAATTGCTGTGCAAGGCCAGTGGCTTGGCGTACCCCGTGCGTGACGGTATCCCCGTGATGCTGGAAGAAGAAGCCCGCCCGCTAACCGCCGAGGAAAAAGCTGTCTAA
- a CDS encoding alpha/beta hydrolase: MHKQVEFRTTRGNLRLIADVYGDAQQQPVILAHGGGQTRHAWGKTAQQIAAEGFYAVAVDLRGHGESDWATDKDYAFDTFAQDFIDIARCFQKKPVAVGASLGGISSLAAQHITQHDLLHALILVDITPHLEADGLSRIRDFMLERAVQGFASLDEAAEFVASYTSHRKRGENNEGLRKNLRLCDDGRYRWHWDPNFIMRANHAKHEDGSTIRVNFLEDAAKALQIPTLLVRGRMSDLISPESAQAFLQMVPHAQYADIKDAGHMVAGDQNDVFSAAVLDFLRQLR; this comes from the coding sequence ATGCATAAACAAGTAGAGTTTCGCACCACGCGCGGCAACTTGCGTTTAATAGCGGATGTTTACGGTGATGCGCAGCAGCAGCCGGTAATTTTGGCGCATGGTGGCGGACAGACGCGCCATGCTTGGGGAAAAACCGCGCAGCAAATTGCCGCTGAAGGTTTTTATGCCGTGGCGGTGGATTTGCGCGGTCACGGTGAGAGTGATTGGGCGACTGATAAAGATTACGCCTTTGATACTTTCGCGCAGGATTTCATTGATATTGCGCGCTGTTTTCAGAAAAAACCTGTAGCGGTAGGTGCGTCGCTAGGCGGCATTTCGTCGCTCGCGGCACAACACATTACGCAGCATGATTTATTGCATGCGCTGATCTTGGTGGATATTACGCCGCATTTGGAAGCTGATGGTTTATCGCGTATCCGTGATTTTATGTTGGAGCGTGCAGTGCAGGGGTTTGCATCTTTGGATGAGGCGGCCGAGTTTGTCGCCAGTTATACCTCGCACCGCAAACGCGGTGAGAACAATGAAGGGTTACGCAAAAATTTGCGACTGTGTGATGACGGTCGCTATCGCTGGCACTGGGATCCTAATTTCATTATGCGCGCCAATCACGCAAAGCATGAAGATGGTTCCACTATCCGTGTCAACTTTTTGGAAGATGCCGCCAAAGCGTTACAAATTCCTACTTTGTTAGTGCGTGGTCGTATGAGTGATTTGATCAGTCCAGAATCGGCGCAAGCGTTTTTGCAAATGGTGCCGCACGCACAATATGCGGATATTAAAGACGCGGGCCACATGGTGGCGGGCGATCAAAACGATGTTTTTTCAGCGGCGGTCTTGGATTTTCTCAGGCAGTTGCGCTGA
- the trmL gene encoding tRNA (uridine(34)/cytosine(34)/5-carboxymethylaminomethyluridine(34)-2'-O)-methyltransferase TrmL yields MLHIVLYEPEIPPNTGNIMRLCANTGFSLHLIEPLGFTLDEKQLRRAGLDYRDSACTTTYRNWQQFIDTVQPSRIFALSTKGTRAYCDIGFQKNDAVVFGPETRGLPQAFRDNLPNDHILRLPMQPDSRSLNLSNAVAVVAYEAWRQWDFS; encoded by the coding sequence ATGCTACATATCGTTCTGTACGAACCAGAAATTCCACCGAATACTGGCAACATCATGCGGCTGTGCGCCAATACAGGTTTTTCTCTACATCTCATTGAACCGCTGGGCTTCACACTGGATGAAAAACAATTGCGCCGTGCAGGCTTGGATTACCGCGACAGCGCCTGCACCACCACTTATCGCAATTGGCAGCAATTTATCGACACCGTGCAACCGTCTCGCATTTTTGCACTGAGCACCAAAGGTACGCGTGCTTACTGTGATATTGGTTTCCAGAAAAATGATGCCGTGGTTTTTGGGCCTGAAACGCGCGGCTTGCCACAAGCCTTCCGCGACAACCTACCCAATGACCACATTCTGCGCTTGCCGATGCAGCCAGACAGTCGCAGTCTCAACCTTTCCAATGCAGTTGCTGTTGTAGCTTATGAAGCGTGGCGACAGTGGGATTTCTCCTAG
- a CDS encoding insulinase family protein: protein MSQLCILFSRLQRLLLIFAVLSVSQAVTAQTAVTKLLDAPVKSDIDQRGYRNLELTNGMKVLLISDPAADKAAAAVDVEVGSGSDPESRQGLAHFLEHMLFLGTKKFPKSGEYQAFISANGGTHNAYTSLEHTNYFFDIDPKQLQPALERFSQFFVAPLFNDEYVEREKNAVNAEYKARINDDSRRAFDVYRELYAKENPAAKFSVGSLDTLADRPNDKVRDDLLAFYQQHYSANTMTLVVLGRESLPALQALVEQYFSDVPNRHVAIDNTAKPVFRQGLLPAKVLLQSKKDARHLTLAFPLPAMQSFYRTKPAAYVSYLLGHEGEGSLLHVLKQKGWAESLMAGTGFSNRFAASMDVTIKLTEEGYRHIDDITALFFDAVDLLRKQGVEDWRYQEQKNMTDIAFRFVEKGDAMSFTSSLANNLQYFPAKEVMRGDFLMEGLDKKQVNAVLHEMRPSNVLVSVSSPDIQGDKHSLFYNVPYRVASLSADDIKKWEHLSNNSGLALPAANPFVPDNLKLKAVAQPRSKLETIPQKVVAEENFNLWFFQDTQFRVPKGDVTVYLRSDLAADTAQHAAMTELFVRLVQDKLNPSLYAAMMAGMDLSIVRLSRGISFSSSGYSEKQVTLLKMLADLLKAPEFDEARFQLVKREWTDELRNEDKLAPYVLLRDDVSTVLVHRYWERKQLLRALETISLNDVQQLMAQVVRDAQADVLVYGNFVQEDAMKLGGIVQGIVSRGKQSPVPSQVVSLMPASQPALYVDAMPHNDAALIKYFQAKSDDIEHQVHLQMLGQVLAAPFFDRLRTEQQLGYIVAGRYLPLVRVPGLVFIVQSPSHSVADINARANDFIRQYYSVIEKKDDAWFEQQKRAVMVQLEEKPKNQAEQAILFWVDLILGYANFDSNQQKISTLQKMTKQDLLQAYHEVLLAPETRELLFVSPGKLGIQAWLDGEAKAYKKIDDIDAFKNGLPSYSLP, encoded by the coding sequence ATGTCCCAATTGTGTATTTTATTTTCTCGTTTGCAGCGACTTCTGCTGATATTTGCGGTGTTGTCTGTGTCGCAGGCCGTAACAGCACAGACGGCAGTTACCAAACTGCTGGATGCGCCAGTCAAAAGCGATATCGATCAGCGCGGCTATCGCAATCTTGAATTAACGAATGGCATGAAGGTGTTGCTGATTTCTGATCCAGCGGCAGATAAAGCCGCCGCAGCGGTTGATGTGGAAGTAGGCAGTGGCAGTGATCCAGAGTCTCGCCAAGGTTTAGCGCACTTTTTAGAGCATATGCTGTTTCTCGGCACCAAAAAGTTTCCCAAGTCTGGTGAGTATCAGGCGTTTATCAGTGCAAATGGCGGCACACACAATGCGTACACCAGCTTGGAGCATACAAACTATTTTTTTGATATTGACCCCAAACAGTTACAGCCGGCACTGGAGAGGTTCTCACAATTTTTTGTCGCGCCATTATTTAATGATGAATATGTAGAGCGAGAAAAAAATGCGGTTAACGCCGAATACAAAGCGCGTATCAATGATGACAGTCGCCGCGCTTTTGATGTTTATCGCGAGCTGTATGCCAAAGAGAATCCGGCAGCAAAATTCAGCGTGGGTAGTTTGGATACACTGGCCGATAGACCTAACGATAAAGTGCGTGATGACTTGCTGGCTTTTTATCAACAGCATTATTCGGCAAATACGATGACGCTAGTGGTATTGGGAAGGGAGTCCTTGCCAGCGCTGCAGGCGTTAGTGGAGCAATATTTTAGTGATGTGCCGAATCGTCATGTGGCAATAGACAACACCGCAAAGCCAGTATTTCGCCAAGGTTTGCTGCCTGCGAAAGTGTTGTTGCAGTCCAAAAAAGATGCGCGTCATTTGACGCTGGCTTTCCCTCTGCCTGCAATGCAATCGTTTTATCGCACCAAGCCTGCTGCTTATGTTAGCTACTTATTGGGGCATGAAGGGGAAGGCAGTTTGTTACATGTGCTCAAGCAGAAAGGTTGGGCGGAAAGCCTGATGGCTGGCACGGGATTTTCCAATCGTTTTGCTGCGTCTATGGATGTAACGATCAAACTCACAGAGGAAGGCTATCGGCATATTGATGACATCACGGCATTATTTTTTGACGCGGTAGATTTGCTGCGCAAACAAGGTGTTGAGGATTGGCGCTACCAAGAGCAAAAAAATATGACAGATATTGCTTTTCGGTTTGTAGAGAAAGGTGATGCCATGTCGTTCACCAGCTCACTGGCCAATAATTTGCAATATTTTCCTGCCAAAGAGGTGATGCGCGGCGATTTTTTAATGGAAGGTTTGGATAAAAAGCAGGTTAATGCGGTATTGCATGAGATGAGGCCGAGCAATGTGTTGGTAAGTGTGAGCTCGCCGGATATTCAGGGTGATAAACATTCGCTGTTTTACAATGTGCCGTACCGTGTTGCCAGTCTTTCCGCTGACGATATAAAAAAATGGGAGCATCTATCAAATAATTCAGGGCTTGCTCTGCCTGCTGCTAACCCCTTTGTGCCAGATAACTTGAAGTTAAAAGCGGTGGCGCAGCCTAGAAGCAAGCTGGAGACCATTCCACAAAAAGTTGTTGCCGAAGAAAATTTCAATTTGTGGTTTTTTCAGGACACGCAATTTCGGGTGCCAAAAGGTGATGTAACGGTGTATTTGCGCAGTGACCTCGCGGCAGACACGGCGCAGCATGCCGCAATGACTGAGCTGTTTGTGCGTTTGGTGCAAGACAAGTTAAATCCATCGCTGTATGCGGCGATGATGGCTGGTATGGATTTGTCCATTGTTAGACTTTCACGCGGTATTAGTTTTTCGTCGTCTGGTTACAGTGAAAAACAAGTCACGCTGTTAAAAATGCTGGCAGATTTGTTAAAAGCTCCTGAATTTGATGAGGCGCGATTTCAGCTTGTGAAAAGAGAATGGACTGATGAGTTGCGTAATGAGGATAAGCTAGCGCCTTATGTGTTATTGAGGGACGATGTTTCTACCGTCTTGGTGCATCGCTATTGGGAAAGAAAGCAGCTGCTGCGAGCGCTGGAAACCATATCGTTAAATGATGTACAGCAGCTGATGGCACAGGTTGTGCGCGATGCGCAGGCAGATGTTTTGGTATATGGCAACTTCGTTCAAGAGGATGCGATGAAATTGGGCGGGATAGTGCAGGGCATTGTATCGAGAGGCAAGCAATCGCCAGTGCCATCGCAAGTGGTTTCTTTGATGCCTGCATCACAGCCTGCTTTGTATGTTGATGCGATGCCACATAACGACGCAGCGCTGATCAAGTATTTCCAAGCGAAGAGCGATGATATAGAGCATCAGGTGCATCTGCAGATGTTGGGTCAAGTGCTCGCTGCGCCATTTTTTGATCGGCTGCGTACCGAGCAGCAGTTGGGCTATATCGTTGCAGGTCGCTACTTGCCGTTGGTTCGGGTGCCAGGGTTAGTGTTTATTGTGCAGTCGCCATCGCACAGTGTTGCCGATATCAATGCACGAGCAAACGATTTCATCCGGCAATATTATTCAGTGATCGAGAAGAAAGATGATGCGTGGTTTGAGCAGCAGAAACGCGCGGTGATGGTGCAATTAGAGGAAAAACCTAAGAACCAAGCCGAGCAAGCGATCCTGTTTTGGGTGGATTTAATATTGGGCTATGCGAACTTTGATTCAAACCAACAGAAAATATCGACACTGCAAAAAATGACTAAACAGGATTTGTTGCAGGCGTACCACGAAGTGTTGTTAGCACCAGAAACGCGCGAGCTACTTTTTGTTAGCCCTGGCAAATTAGGCATTCAAGCTTGGCTGGATGGTGAGGCAAAAGCGTATAAAAAAATTGATGATATTGACGCCTTCAAAAACGGCTTACCAAGTTATTCGCTGCCCTAG
- a CDS encoding sulfurtransferase TusA family protein — MRIDKRVDARGLNCPLPLLKARQALRDMAAGETLLVLATDAGSWRDFAAFAEQSGHVLLEAAEIDAVFYYLLQRRV; from the coding sequence CTGCGCATTGATAAGCGGGTGGATGCTCGCGGTTTGAACTGCCCGTTGCCACTGTTGAAAGCGCGACAAGCATTGCGCGACATGGCTGCTGGTGAAACGCTGCTGGTGCTTGCAACCGATGCCGGTTCTTGGCGTGATTTTGCAGCCTTTGCGGAACAAAGTGGTCATGTGTTGCTCGAAGCTGCTGAAATTGATGCGGTGTTTTACTACTTGCTTCAGCGTCGAGTCTGA